From Nitrospiria bacterium, one genomic window encodes:
- the rlmD gene encoding 23S rRNA (uracil(1939)-C(5))-methyltransferase RlmD: protein MIPRNLITTTIEKLVDGGDGLGRWEGRAVFVPGACPGETVRARITSVKKGYAVARLESVLTPSPDRATPPCPVFGSCGGCQWQHLAYPAQIEAKVGILREDLRRIGKFTDPEILPPRSAPGPFEYRTRIQLKTDLTTGEARIGFFAAASHRIVPIAACPIAGTPLNRALSAFCSILTDPADRPPSLTDLHLHLAPGTGEIQVRYFAEDEPQDRMERIFTAAEAALPYVVSQVYYSRTGRRWVRGRDYLVDRYRDVPFRIGDRAFAQVHGAQIPALIETVLALAAPTGKEAVLELHCGIGTFGIFLAREAAGLLGFDENEVAIQDANYNARQQGLTNARFEARPVERAVRERVEKGETFDRVILDPPREGLGRETLRSLIRLDPSKIVYVSCDPATLARDLKILADGGYRLGRIRPIDLFPQTAHLETVAEMIKP, encoded by the coding sequence TTGATCCCCCGTAATCTCATTACAACGACAATCGAAAAGCTGGTGGACGGAGGCGACGGGCTGGGCCGATGGGAGGGGCGCGCGGTCTTCGTGCCGGGCGCCTGCCCCGGCGAAACGGTCCGGGCCCGGATCACATCGGTGAAGAAGGGCTACGCCGTGGCCCGGCTGGAATCGGTTCTTACGCCTTCGCCCGACCGCGCGACGCCGCCCTGCCCCGTGTTCGGATCCTGCGGCGGCTGCCAGTGGCAGCATCTTGCTTATCCCGCGCAGATCGAAGCCAAAGTAGGAATTCTCCGGGAAGACCTTCGCCGGATCGGCAAATTCACGGATCCGGAGATCCTCCCGCCCCGGTCCGCCCCCGGCCCGTTTGAATACCGGACCCGCATCCAGCTCAAAACGGACCTGACCACGGGCGAGGCCCGCATCGGCTTCTTTGCCGCGGCATCGCACCGGATCGTGCCGATCGCGGCCTGTCCCATCGCCGGGACGCCGCTGAACCGGGCCCTGTCCGCTTTTTGTTCGATCCTCACCGACCCGGCGGACCGTCCGCCGTCGTTGACCGATCTCCATCTCCATCTGGCCCCCGGCACGGGTGAAATCCAGGTCCGCTATTTCGCGGAGGACGAGCCGCAGGACCGGATGGAACGCATCTTCACGGCCGCCGAGGCGGCGCTGCCTTACGTCGTGAGCCAGGTCTACTACAGCCGCACCGGCCGCCGCTGGGTTCGAGGCCGCGATTATCTCGTCGACCGGTATCGGGACGTCCCGTTCCGGATCGGCGACCGCGCCTTCGCTCAGGTCCATGGGGCGCAGATCCCCGCATTGATCGAGACGGTGCTGGCCTTGGCCGCGCCGACCGGAAAGGAAGCGGTGCTGGAGCTTCATTGCGGGATCGGAACCTTCGGGATTTTTTTGGCCCGGGAGGCGGCCGGTCTCCTGGGCTTCGATGAAAACGAGGTCGCGATTCAAGATGCGAATTACAACGCGCGGCAACAGGGCTTGACGAATGCCCGCTTCGAGGCGAGGCCGGTGGAGCGGGCGGTCCGTGAGCGGGTCGAAAAGGGTGAAACGTTCGACCGCGTCATCCTGGATCCGCCGCGCGAGGGCCTCGGCCGGGAGACATTGCGATCGCTCATTCGGCTCGATCCCTCGAAAATCGTCTACGTCTCGTGCGACCCGGCCACGCTTGCGCGGGATCTAAAAATTCTTGCCGACGGCGGATACCGCCTT